One Serpentinicella alkaliphila DNA segment encodes these proteins:
- a CDS encoding IS1634 family transposase has translation MYVAITGSGKARVIQFREDTRIPGTNRKKTHVVKTIGNYERMLAEDPDIIAKLKAEAAEITKAKKTSTAPLALEVPVMDILSPTDVVPSYNFGHALINQLWSNMALDNFFEVSSGKRNAKTVAQALYYLIAHRCAHPSSINLAASEQKRYAGVPILGNDIFYDVLDVLADQKEAVVAHLADFFQKKTNRKESEAYYDVTTYSFESTKWGELRMFGFSKDHKNNEVQVVMGLLMDNNGIPITFELFPGNTMDQNTLVQSVEKLKKLYGLEKITVVADRGLNSGSNLEYLIKGGQDFVISYTLKRSKERFKEMVWDESNWNNTTDPMSGEIIYRSKVVNQNIEVKVPLKEDEISEIGKRGRPKNIELKKYQ, from the coding sequence ATGTACGTTGCAATAACAGGTTCAGGAAAGGCTCGTGTAATTCAATTTAGAGAAGATACTCGCATTCCGGGAACTAATCGCAAGAAAACTCATGTTGTAAAAACTATTGGCAACTATGAACGTATGCTTGCAGAAGATCCAGATATTATTGCAAAATTAAAAGCCGAAGCAGCTGAAATTACTAAGGCAAAGAAAACTTCTACTGCACCTTTAGCTCTTGAAGTACCCGTTATGGATATTTTGTCTCCTACTGATGTTGTTCCTTCCTATAACTTCGGTCATGCACTAATCAACCAACTATGGAGTAATATGGCCCTTGATAACTTCTTTGAAGTTAGTTCTGGAAAGCGCAATGCAAAGACTGTGGCCCAAGCACTTTATTATTTAATTGCTCATCGCTGCGCACACCCATCAAGCATTAATCTAGCGGCTTCAGAGCAAAAACGTTATGCTGGAGTACCAATTCTGGGAAACGATATATTTTATGATGTTTTAGACGTTCTTGCTGACCAAAAAGAAGCTGTGGTAGCCCATTTAGCAGACTTTTTTCAAAAGAAAACGAACCGAAAAGAGTCTGAAGCTTACTATGATGTAACGACATATTCCTTCGAAAGTACCAAATGGGGCGAACTTAGAATGTTTGGATTTTCAAAAGATCATAAAAATAATGAAGTTCAAGTAGTAATGGGGCTTTTGATGGATAATAACGGCATTCCAATAACATTTGAGCTTTTTCCAGGGAACACAATGGACCAAAATACTTTAGTACAATCTGTTGAAAAACTAAAAAAGTTATATGGGTTAGAGAAGATTACCGTGGTAGCAGATAGAGGACTTAATAGTGGAAGTAACTTAGAATACCTTATCAAAGGTGGACAAGACTTTGTAATTAGTTATACTTTGAAACGTTCTAAAGAACGATTCAAAGAAATGGTTTGGGATGAAAGTAACTGGAATAACACTACAGATCCAATGAGTGGTGAAATCATATATCGCAGTAAGGTTGTTAATCAAAATATAGAAGTTAAAGTTCCTCTAAAAGAAGATGAAATTTCAGAAATTGGCAAACGGGGTAGGCCTAAAAATATAGAATTGAAGAAATACCAGTAA
- a CDS encoding DUF5658 family protein, translated as MKKSQLIYFTIFLLTVLDILFTCIGLKLDIIEEANPLMDYFLNISMHFTVLFVLLFVGISLVFIYRVKSQVPWLPKVLVALAVVKIWVIVLHIRWITVYLVS; from the coding sequence ATTTTACTATATTTTTATTAACTGTTTTAGATATATTATTTACTTGCATTGGATTAAAGCTAGATATTATTGAAGAAGCAAATCCATTGATGGATTACTTTTTAAATATATCTATGCATTTTACAGTTTTGTTTGTATTACTCTTTGTAGGCATATCATTAGTATTTATATACCGAGTTAAATCTCAAGTACCTTGGTTGCCTAAAGTGCTTGTAGCGTTAGCAGTAGTTAAGATTTGGGTGATTGTTTTACATATTAGATGGATAACTGTATATTTAGTATCTTAG